In the genome of Podarcis raffonei isolate rPodRaf1 chromosome 17, rPodRaf1.pri, whole genome shotgun sequence, one region contains:
- the TMED1 gene encoding transmembrane emp24 domain-containing protein 1, which translates to MAAAAALALGLPLLLLGAPRGVPGQAHPPPPPAPQDAEFTFLLPAGRRECFYQGAPGNGSMELEYQVIGGAGLDVDFSLESPSGTLLVDEYRRSDGVHTIEPTEGGDYKLCFDNSFSTISEKLVFFELIFDSAQEDEDLNNWAEVAEPEEMLDIKIEDIKESIETMKSRLERSIQMQALLRAFEARDRNLQESNLSRVNFWSAVNLTVLLVVSFLQVYMLKSLFEDKRRVWT; encoded by the exons ATGGCGGCGGCCGCGGCCCTTGCGCTCgggctgccgctgctgctcctGGGGGCGCCCCGAGGGGTCCCCGGCCAGGcccacccgccgccgccgcccgccccgCAGGACGCCGAGTTCACCTTCCTGCTGCCGGCCGGGCGCCGGGAGTGCTTCTACCAGGGCGCGCCGGGCAACGGCTCCATGGAGCTGGAGTACCAG GTTATTGGTGGAGCAGGGCTGGACGTTGACTTCTCCTTGGAAAGTCCTTCAGGCACATTGCTGGTTGATGAATACCGGAGATCCGATGGGGTTCACAC CATTGAGCCTACGGAGGGAGGGGATTACAAGCTGTGCTTTGACAACTCCTTCAGCACTATATCGGAGAAGTTGGTGTTCTTTGAACTGATCTTTGACAGCGCCCAGGAAGATGAGGACTTGAACAATTGGGCAGAAGTCGCCGAACCAGAAGAGATGCTTGACATAAAGATAGAAGACATTAAG GAATCTATTGAAACGATGAAGAGCCGCTTGGAGAGAAGCATTCAGATGCAGGCCCTGCTGCGAGCCTTTGAAGCTCGAGACCGCAATTTACAGGAAAGCAACCTGAGCCGAGTCAACTTCTGGTCAGCTGTCAATCTCACTGTGCTCCTGGTGGTGTCATTTCTCCAGGTGTACATGTTGAAAAGCCTCTTTGAGGACAAGAGGAGAGTCTGGAcgtag